Proteins co-encoded in one Malus sylvestris chromosome 7, drMalSylv7.2, whole genome shotgun sequence genomic window:
- the LOC126630252 gene encoding probable glycosyltransferase At5g03795 — protein sequence MSTTSIFRLLHLLLLQFSLSSVLAAHPKPLTSPYLSPATIHPNYQNMFKFFKIFIYNPNSTFPFTSPSQSLFYTRLQDSHFPTENPEKAHLFFVPFPSDLPPRSVARLIRSLRSELPYWNRTLGADHFYLSCAGIGYESDRNLVELKKNSVQISCFPTPAGKFIPHKDISLPPVPSTPAPTNNTASVLGYARFDWVKESTLVNQLSSDPDFLIESKPSDPNTFADRLGGSKFCLFEYKGGDVSGIGEALRFGCVPVVITDRPIQDLPFSDVLRWQEIAVFVRRSGGAVRELKRVLGRACWERHEKMRELGVAASRHFMWNETPEPFDAFYTLMYQLWLRRHTVRYVRRE from the coding sequence ATGTCCACCACCTCCATATTCCGCCtactccacctcctcctcctccaattCTCTCTTTCCTCCGTTCTCGCCGCCCACCCCAAACCCCTCACTTCCCCCTACCTTTCACCCGCCACGATCCACCCAAATTACCAAAACATGTTCAAATTCTTCAAGATCTTCATCTACAACCCAAACAGCACCTTCCCCTTCACCTCCCCATCCCAATCGCTCTTCTACACGCGCCTCCAGGACAGCCACTTCCCCACCGAAAACCCTGAAAAAGCCCACCTCTTCTTCGTCCCGTTCCCTTCCGACCTCCCCCCGCGCTCCGTCGCGCGCCTCATCAGATCCCTCCGCTCCGAGCTTCCCTACTGGAACCGCACCCTCGGCGCCGACCATTTCTACCTCTCATGCGCCGGCATCGGGTACGAATCGGACCGGAATCTCGTCGAGCTCAAGAAAAACTCGGTCCAGATCTCGTGCTTCCCGACGCCGGCCGGTAAGTTTATCCCCCACAAGGACATTTCGCTTCCGCCGGTCCCGAGCACTCCCGCGCCGACGAACAACACGGCTAGTGTCTTGGGGTACGCCAGGTTCGATTGGGTCAAGGAGTCAACGTTAGTCAACCAATTGAGCAGCGACCCCGATTTTCTGATCGAATCCAAGCCGTCCGATCCCAATACTTTCGCGGACAGACTCGGCGGGAGTAAGTTCTGTTTGTTCGAGTACAAAGGAGGCGATGTGTCGGGGATCGGGGAGGCGCTGCGTTTCGGTTGCGTGCCGGTGGTGATCACCGACCGTCCGATCCAGGACCTGCCGTTCTCGGACGTGCTGAGGTGGCAGGAGATCGCGGTGTTCGTGAGACGTAGTGGAGGGGCAGTGAGGGAGCTGAAGCGCGTGTTGGGGCGCGCGTGCTGGGAGCGGCACGAGAAGATGAGGGAGTTGGGTGTGGCTGCGAGTCGGCACTTTATGTGGAACGAGACACCGGAGCCGTTCGATGCGTTTTATACGTTGATGTATCAGCTGTGGCTGAGACGGCACACCGTTAGATACGTCAGGAGAGAATGA